The DNA sequence CTGCAACATCTGTTCTTTGTGTTGAAACTCAAAATTCAAAAGGCACTGATGCATCTTATTACGACAAACCTGTTTTTGGCTCAGCTTTTTGACATTCTCCTCCTGCCACTCACGGTACATCGAGAAGAGTTCCAGTAACACTTTCGGATCCACAATACCTATATAGACAATTCAGAGCAGACTCATGAGTAACCAGCCTCATCACCAAACAATTTCCACTTTGAGTCAACGAAATTCTTGAAACAATGTTGCAAAGACAAATACATAGCACCTATTCAATTTCAACCACTGTGCTTATAGCTCAAGAATTAAAAATACTGAAGCATAGACAATGCTGTAGACCCTAGGCATTTAGCTAGTCAGTAAAAATTTCATACATTTATACTGCTCTAATCCTTAATAGCTTAATTTTACTCTTTTTGCAGgaaattaagaagaagaagaaaaaacccaTAACCACAAAATGTCAACAAGAAGCTTACTGGGAGCTGAAGAAGACGAAGGTTTCCTCACTAAAATGTCAGTCAAGCTACCCTCACTTGGGGGTGAAGTCAGTAATGGCGTCGACTGCAATTAACAATTTACTGTCATCAATTCAAACCCTAACTAACTTTACCTTTCAAATTAATCCTAATTTGAAATGCAGGAAATACAGACTCACAATTCTTAGGGACCTGAGCCTCTCTAATATAGGATCGGCCACCTCCGATCGCTCAGACACCGTCGTGATTTCATCGCCCGGCCGCCTCTGCAAGCATAATGAGAATTTTATACCATCTACTAAATCAAGGAAGCAAAAAATTGGAGTTGATCTAGGCGTTTCTAGCTGAACTACCTGTGAGCTCGAGAGTGAGGATTCTGTGGCACCCATAGTTGGCGGTTCCAACGAGCAAAACGCAGCGTTTCAATGGCGGTACTGAGGTATAACGGACAGAGGGAGTAGTTGAGCGTGAGCCAACTCGCGCGTGTATGAGAAGCGGCGGGAATGAGGTTGGTTATTGAGcatacatgtttttttttataaaacgACGTCGGTTCACCAAGTTTGCCTCCCCTCCCCCTATATATAACCAAACGACACTATCCATTTGAGTCAAACTCCACCGTGGTCCGCCACTCACAGTCAATCAGATTTCCGGTCACCTACTTGAAGCTTCAATTTATCAAACCCTAACCTCATTCGTTAGTTTAGGAATTTTCACACCAGCATGAAAACTCGCAATGCCGGCGTTCCTAAACCGTCGACGACCGCAAAGAAAACGCCGCCGGCGAGAAAATCCGCTTCCAAAGCACAGCCGTCTCCGTCAGTAGAGACTCCTAAAACCGTCGAGACAAAGCGGACTTCTGCCAGAGCAGCCATGCAGGTCAAGAAGACTGAAACCGCTCCCGTTACTGCTTCAAAGCGCCGTCAATCCTCAGGTACGGATTAAACTGATCGACTCGTTCCCTGTTTCATTTCAAACTTCAAATTATTAGGTTAATTGATTTAGGAGTATTATTTTTGTTGCAAATTAAGTTTGTTACTCTATGAAAATCAGTAGCTTATAGATGAATAAGCTGGAGAATTAAGCATAATATAGTTTTGCACATGAATAATTGAGTAGCTGCTTGAGTTTATTGATGGTAGTGTTAGTCTAGTGATTGACTTGTGTTTGAATTACTAGCCGAGGACTCGGCTGGTGGTGCTAAGGGGACACTAGGCACTAAAGTTGGTGTGGGAACTTCACCAATAGGGAGAAGGACTTCCGGGAGAGCAAAGGCACCGGCATCGGTGTATGTTTCAGCACAGGCACAGTCTGCTAAGGCAAAAGGAAATGCAtcgaataagaagaaaaaggtaGATATCAAGGATGTGGAGTTCACAGAGGAGGAGGTCATGGCTGAGTTTGATGGAAAACCTGCAGGGTTGGAAGAAACAGCTGTGGGGGAAGAAGTACCAGCCGTTGAGAATGTTGGAGTTTCTGCAACAGATGAAAAAGGTGCTGTCAGAGTAGAACTGGatcctagtgaagatgaagaggatcctATTGAGATGGAAGAATCTGTAGTTAAGGAGGTTGCAAAGTCTTCAGAGAATGTGCCGCGCTGTGATGAAGGGGATCCTGTTGAAGTAGAAGAATCTGTGATTGAGGAGGTTGCAAAGTCTTCAGAGTGTGTGCCGCTGTGTGATGAGGAGGATCCTGTTGAGAAAGAAGAATCTGTAGTTGGGGAGGCTGCAAGGTCTTCAGAGAATGAACCACCCTGTGACAAAGAAAGTCCTGTTGCGATAGAAGAATCTGTAACCGAAGAGGTTGCAAAGTCTTCAGAGAATGAACTGCCCTGTGACGAAGATCCTGTTGCGATAGAAGAATCTGTAATAGAGGAGATTGCAAGGTCTTCAGGAAATCAGCCGGCCTGTGATATAAGACAATCTGTAGTTGAGGAGGTCGCAAGGAATTCAGAGAATGAGCCGCCCTGCGCTGAAGAGGATCCTACTGAGATAGAAGAGTCTGCAATTGAGGTTGTTACAAAGTCTTCAGAAAATAGATTACCCTGCGATGTAAGAGAAAGAGTGGAAGTGAAAGCAGAACAGAAGGCAGAGTCTAAGGATAATGATAGTAATGAGGAGACCTCTTTTGAGCCTGCTAACAAGTTACAAAATGACAAAgcaaggttacaaggagaagaTACTGATCTTCCAAAAGAGATGTATGCTGTTGATGAGGAAATGGAATATGGTGAGAAAATTGATCTGGGAGAACATGGAGAGGAAGAACTTCCGGCAGATGATGCAGAGGATCATGAAGAAGAAACTGAGACATTGGAGGATGAACGCCAGCAGTTGACAGCCATCGCAAAGGAGCGCAAGATAAAGAAAGAGCGGGAGGTATTTCTTGATGGTCTTGATCCGGATGTTGAGGAGGAAGACGTGAGAAGGGTCTTTGAGAGGATTGGAGGGATAGTTGAGGTTAGGTTACAGAAGAATCCTTCAACTAATAAGAATAAGGGTTATGCATATGTGGAGTTCAAAGATAAGGAGCATGTGAGGCGTGCTTTGTCTGAAATGAAAAACCCTGCTGTATGGATCTTACTTCGCCCTTTTCctgtttcaaatttttttataagCTTCCTtctaaataccaattttcaGATTCGAGGGAAACGATGTGGGACAGCACCCAGTGAGGACAATACCACGTTGTTCATAGGTAACATCTGCAATACGTGGACAAAGGAAGCTGTAAGTGACCAatcatttattatttatttattatttacctGAATAGACAAATCACTAAACAGATATGTATGTTGATGTAAacctaaacaaataaaaagtcagaCAGTATAAATGTCTTTAGAAGTTGTTAGTATTCTTCACTggatttttcactttttctgtATCATAATGTGGGATGACAGattaaacaaaaactaaaggaTTATGAGGTTGAAGGCATTGAGAACATAAACCTTGTCCCGGATATTCGACGTGAAGGGTTGAGCCGAGGTTTTGCATTTGTTGAGTTCTCTTGTCATGGTGATGCTATGCTTGCATACAAGAGGCTTCAGCAGTCTGATGTTATATTTGGCCACCCTGAAAGGACTGCGAAAGTGGCCTTTGCTGAACCTATATGTGAGCCTGACCCTGAGGTCATGGCCCAAGTGAAGTCAATATTTGTGGATGGGCTTCCACCTCATTGGGATGAGAAACAGGTTAGAGAGCAATTTAAATGCTATGGAGAAATATTACGTGTTGTTCTGGCCCGAAATATGTCTACAGCCAAGCGGAAAGATTTTGGATTTGTTGATTTCTCTAGCCACGAGTCTGCTGTGGCATGTGTTAATGTTGTAAACAATACACCACTGAGTGATGGGCATTTAAAGGTATGCTTCTGCTATCCTCTTCGATCTCTTTCAAAACAAATAATGAGGTGTCTGGCACATTGCAAAAATAAATGGACTGGTCAAAGGATGGGGATGTCCTTTACCAGGTTTACATGGTAGTGACTTAATTATTTACGATTcttatttcaattttcatttccttgTAATGGTCAATTTTCACCAGATGTTTGTATGTCATTCATGACAAATAATAGCTGTTGGATTTACTTACTTTCAAGTCTATCTTGACGGATTAAACACTTACGTTGGTTGCCTTAATTTCAGATAAAAGTGAAAGCAAGACTTTCAAATCCTTTGCCTAAAACTCAGGCTGTGAAGGGTGGAATACGTGGTGGATTTCGAATTGGCCATGGTGGCAGCGGTGTTTCAAGATTTGGTTGAGTTCtttttccttattattttcctataataattgtttttaattattattttttataattttttttttcaagttagtttgattttctcatcattttctttctttaactCTGTTGGTTGTAGGTAGGGATTTTGGTCGCAGTGGACACACTTCCAATCGTGCAAATTTCCAACATGACAGACATGTTTATGACGGTGGACGTGGTCAAACTGCGAGGATGGGTTTCAATCAGCATAACTATGATTATCCATATGCTGAGTTTCGTGGACGAGGTTATTATAGTGCTTATGATTGTGTTTTGTAGTTTTCAGCTTACCAATCTCATATATCGTACTCATTCTGTACTGTAAAATTCAGGGGGCAGAAGGGGCTTTTTTAGAGGTGGTCAATTTTCATCTGGTGGAGGTTCTGGAGTTGCTTCCCCATCACCAAGACCTTATGTTGATAGATCTTCGCATGGTGCCCCTGATAGAGGGCGAGGTATGCCTGCTCCTTTTAGGAGGCATCCTTATTCTCCAGAAGGACACTTTGATGGGCCACATATGAGGGGTCACTTTGATGGGCCACACATGGGGGGTCACTTTGATGGGCCACACATGGGTGGTCACTTTGGTGGGCCACACATTGGTGGTCACTTTGGTGGGCCACACATAGGTGGTCACTTTGATGAACCTTCTTTTTATGATGAACGTGATAGAACACAAGGCATCAAGCGCCCATTTCATATGAGAGtaagcttttctttatttttatttttatttttattttttgttttttatttttttgttcttctctaTTCCCTTTTATGATACTCCATGTCATATGAAACTATGTTATTTTTAGGACTATGATCCTGATTACTTGGAGCCTAGTAGACATCGGCCACGATTGAATTATAATGATCCAACAGCTTCATTTCGCGGAAACCATTATAGTGGTATGGATATTTCACTCATTATCTTCCCGGGCTTGCCCGTTTGGTTACTGTTTTTGCTAGTTACTCACTGAAGTGGCTTCATCTTTTAGATACTTATGGAGCTGGTAGCAGTCTCTACCCTCATGAATATTATGGTCCTGAAGTAAGCAGTTAATGCCTATGTGTTGCTGATTTTCATCGTATGTTATCATGATGATGATTTATTATTTAATCTCATTTTGCAGTCGCATTATGGTCCACATTCATCTTATTATGGGCGCAATCAATCATATGGTGGGGGTCGCTACTATTAGACCCTAGAACTATTCGGTAATACAAATGGTTTGCAATTTTAAGTTATAACTTGTCATTTTGAAGTACATACATGAATGATCTGATTGTCCTATATAATTGTGATCAGGTGGACATGAATCTTTAGGATGCAGTGTTCAAGGACGGACAAGTGGCTTGCTGTGCCTGTTAGAAATTAGTTgcatatttcttttctctctcttgccTTTATCCTGCTTTTCCTCATATTATCCATCTTCTTTACCTAACAGttgttttttgagaaaatttgggTAGGGATTTCCCAAGTTTTGATGTTTGTAGTTTAGGACCTTAGGTAGTGTCTAAGGGCCTTTATTTAGAAACTAGTAATTATTTGTATGATGGAGGTTGAGAGAGATTTACCCCTTTAGCCTAGGCCTGGACAGCTTGACGAACTTTGTTATGACTGTTCTTCTGAAGTTAAGATGCTTGTATGATCATGGTTAATTTTGTGGTTTAAAGGAATGAAGTTTGGTTATTGGAAGTAAAAGCTTTGTGATTTAGGATGTTAACTTTTCATGGAGATACAAGAGTTAAGATTAAGCATGCAGATTGAAACATGGAGATTAACCTGAAGGTTTGATTGGAGACACAAAATTTTAGTGCATCATGGAGTTATGTTACCTGGACACAAAGGAGATAATGGATCATGATATTCTCTGAgacttttttgtttctttctaatATTAATTAGAGTTATCATCTGACATGACTTTTCTAGGTTAAAGGTTTTCCATGGTTGCATGGAAATGTTATGCCAGAGGTCTACTAGAATTTATGACCATTTTTTCTGGCGGGAAGGGAGCAGCCACCAGTTGGAATAGAATTGTTTAAAAGAATTTTGTTCAAGGCTTATTTTCGATGAGCATAACTGATGGATCAGGTCATGTGCTTTCCGATTACTTTCAATTTCATATGTAGTTTATCATTGTGGGAGATTCCGGAGGTATTTTCTTGTGGCACCAGTTTATGTGGTTGAGATCTGATTTAATTGTTTTCAGGTGAAAACTATGGGTGAGTGGTTTTTAAGGTCAAGTAGAAGTATTTGTGATTGTCCTTGAGCTATTGATGGAAAACTGGGAATAGTAAGGTACAAAACATGTGTGTTGGGGTTTCACTACTCACAGATCTCTAGTTCTAATCATCacttttggacaatgttttattttgaaaattagGATAGATCCTAAACATGCTAGATGGTGTTCATAATTGAAGACCAATGTCTTTGATTTGGGTTCGTAACTTTGTAATCATTTTTTAGATTGATTTCAGTAGGGCGTTTTGACTTTCTGATGATATGATAGGTTTTGGAAGTGCTTGCCGTTTActtttgtgaaattttaggGACAGAAGCCTGATGTTCTAGTCACTACATGTCTGTGTTATATTCTTCCCGTAGTTTTAAGAATTTGAATGCTTTTTATGATTTTCTGACCATTGTGTTGATGGCCTTGGGGATACTTGTGGTTTGCAAATTAGACTTTTTATTATCCATCCCACCTAATCTGTTATTGCTCAAGTGAGTGAATGGCCATAGGATAGTTTCATGCCTATTATTGATAGTTTGATCCTTTTGGTAGCAGTCGTTGACAGTACATAACTAAGGAATCTTTTTCTCAGTCATATATGACTTCCATATCTTGCCGTG is a window from the Rosa chinensis cultivar Old Blush chromosome 2, RchiOBHm-V2, whole genome shotgun sequence genome containing:
- the LOC112187469 gene encoding nucleolin 2, producing the protein MKTRNAGVPKPSTTAKKTPPARKSASKAQPSPSVETPKTVETKRTSARAAMQVKKTETAPVTASKRRQSSAEDSAGGAKGTLGTKVGVGTSPIGRRTSGRAKAPASVYVSAQAQSAKAKGNASNKKKKVDIKDVEFTEEEVMAEFDGKPAGLEETAVGEEVPAVENVGVSATDEKGAVRVELDPSEDEEDPIEMEESVVKEVAKSSENVPRCDEGDPVEVEESVIEEVAKSSECVPLCDEEDPVEKEESVVGEAARSSENEPPCDKESPVAIEESVTEEVAKSSENELPCDEDPVAIEESVIEEIARSSGNQPACDIRQSVVEEVARNSENEPPCAEEDPTEIEESAIEVVTKSSENRLPCDVRERVEVKAEQKAESKDNDSNEETSFEPANKLQNDKARLQGEDTDLPKEMYAVDEEMEYGEKIDLGEHGEEELPADDAEDHEEETETLEDERQQLTAIAKERKIKKEREVFLDGLDPDVEEEDVRRVFERIGGIVEVRLQKNPSTNKNKGYAYVEFKDKEHVRRALSEMKNPAIRGKRCGTAPSEDNTTLFIGNICNTWTKEAIKQKLKDYEVEGIENINLVPDIRREGLSRGFAFVEFSCHGDAMLAYKRLQQSDVIFGHPERTAKVAFAEPICEPDPEVMAQVKSIFVDGLPPHWDEKQVREQFKCYGEILRVVLARNMSTAKRKDFGFVDFSSHESAVACVNVVNNTPLSDGHLKIKVKARLSNPLPKTQAVKGGIRGGFRIGHGGSGVSRFGRDFGRSGHTSNRANFQHDRHVYDGGRGQTARMGFNQHNYDYPYAEFRGRGGRRGFFRGGQFSSGGGSGVASPSPRPYVDRSSHGAPDRGRGMPAPFRRHPYSPEGHFDGPHMRGHFDGPHMGGHFDGPHMGGHFGGPHIGGHFGGPHIGGHFDEPSFYDERDRTQGIKRPFHMRDYDPDYLEPSRHRPRLNYNDPTASFRGNHYSDTYGAGSSLYPHEYYGPESHYGPHSSYYGRNQSYGGGRYY